One genomic window of Arachis stenosperma cultivar V10309 chromosome 10, arast.V10309.gnm1.PFL2, whole genome shotgun sequence includes the following:
- the LOC130954684 gene encoding uncharacterized protein LOC130954684, giving the protein MNGVVRAALKRGHALPIFSQQQLRCFSTGTVPPPHNPTNPFLENADTGLAYGRMLGIHKNTLKTDVINFLKGLNLTLEDVKMEYTRSFIPRAMMVQFPSHNAMDEAVRMINRKGRLYKLERVNREEWDIVTPYNGKTILIQGIPRNAQFVDIERILSGCEFDHSSVNIFTRLTPESSELNRMATVRFPSRTQAMNAFLTKNGTYCINNRILIQVLQ; this is encoded by the exons ATGAATGGCGTTGTTAGAGCTGCTCTGAAGAGAGGTCATGCCCTTCCAATCTTCAGTCAGCAGCAGCTCAGGTGCTTCTCTACTGGAACTGTGCCGCCACCACACAATCCAACAAATCCATTCCTAGAAAATGCGGATACAG GGTTGGCATATGGTAGGATGCTTGGCATTCATAAAAATACACTGAAAACAGATGTCATTAACTTCCTCAAAGGTTTAAATTTGACTTTGGAGGATGTTAAAATGGAATACACCCGGAGCTTTATTCCACGTGCAAT GATGGTGCAATTCCCTTCTCATAATGCCATGGATGAAGCTGTAAGGATGATTAATAGGAAGGGTCGCTTGTACAAATTGGAAAGG GTCAATCGTGAAGAATGGGATATTGTAACTCCCTATAATGGAAAAACT ATTCTAATTCAAGGAATTCCAAGGAATGCGCAGTTTGTGGATATAGAACGCATACTGTCTGGTTGTGAATTCGATCATTCCTCCGTCAATATCTTTACAAG ACTTACACCTGAATCCTCAGAACTCAATAGAATGGCCACAGTACGGTTCCCGTCGAGGACTCAAGCAATGAACGCATTCTTAACGAAGAATGGGACGTACTGTATAAACAATCGCATTTTGATCCAAGTTCTCCAGTAA